In a single window of the Elaeis guineensis isolate ETL-2024a chromosome 8, EG11, whole genome shotgun sequence genome:
- the LOC105049827 gene encoding flowering time control protein FPA isoform X1 → MPSNKSVVGSSDHHRRPPSKEGDNYAALSSVLWVGNIPADTVDNDVMTVFFKFGALDCNTMHGARSYSFVFFRSIDDAKAAKDALQGSPLHGSSIKIEFARPAKAVKHLWIGGISSSVTKEQLEDEFLKFGKIEEHRFFRDRNSALIDYHKTEDAIAAHKNMNGKHLGGEPLRVDFQRSQPPRKDWPDQRDSRNGQFSSRGLGMQEWLLPPDGRGYHDSSYHGSKRHMPHGGRRDGHPSDVLWIGYPPSIQIDEQKLHNAMILFGEIERIKCFPSRNYSFVEFRSIDEARRAKEGLQGHLFNDPRIQIQFASTDLAPGKDNTPPFPGFRAPRPEMLFSEGPIGPLELYAPGRAIAPNSFPGSLFPNRMPGPGILMRPFGPQGFDPCHGSPEFHDSGGTTMRSNWGQRSPLAQGILLSPPSLRPPFQPMPGLWDEFDIREVKRSRMDGSSTDGAFFHVRRVDGEGIGDPSGFSQPDRGASSQNCASPVVHGYGELHPSHRSDHCWRGILAKGGTPVCHARCVPIGKGIDSHFPEVVNCSARTGLDMLTKHCADATGFDIVFFLPNSEDDFGSYTEFLHYLGLKGRAGVAKLDDGTTLFLVPPSDFLTKVLNVSGGERLYGVVLKLPQQSTNAAVQPPQLAIHPLSSHYIDRQEASNSQKGYQSVPQNEDQALKVDYNRPLYVEPMHHSGVGKSLLMLADGPCAAQSASLDDAGNSAVASQVEVSLTPEVISSLASLIPSNNQSSAAGTVQMPSGSTSGPVSSSASVMHDTLMPFEGWRQDRAAVSSAPLGQTNHLPQHLDPQFNHQAPLISHFLTYTNMPSGPDHSAEPIVGGTQVLNPALNMPESPSILTRPYHSIPSHGAQFPGSFASHSNYGILQTTNAAPVFNQAVQQQLKPTSSSSHDQIGNLPQPQIAIPPTQGHQPQTVLPGSSTSGSDADKNQRYQSTLEFAASLLLQLQQQQAVQGTGNQH, encoded by the exons ATGCCGTCCAATAAATCGGTTGTCGGGTCGTCGGACCACCATCGACGGCCACCATCCAAGGAAGGGGACAACTATGCGGCGCTGTCGAGCGTTCTCTGGGTTGGGAACATCCCTGCGGACACCGTCGATAACGATGTCATGACCGTCTTCTTCAAGTTTGGCGCTTTGGACTGCAACACGATGCACGGGGCCAGGAGCTACTCGTTCGTGTTCTTCCGGAGCATCGATGATGCCAAGGCTGCGAAGGATGCCCTCCAGGGCTCCCCGCTGCACGGGAGTTCCATCAAGATTGAGTTTGCCCGACCG GCAAAAGCAGTTAAGCATTTATGGATTGGAGGAATCAGTTCATCTGTCACAAAGGAACAACTTGAGGATGAATTTTTGAAGTTTGGGAAGATTGAAGAGCACAGATTCTTCAGGGATCGAAACTCTGCGCTTATTGACTATCACAAGACGGAAGATGCTATTGCTGCTCACAAAAACATGAATGGAAAGCATTTAGGTGGTGAACCATTACGTGTTGATTTTCAGAGATCCCAACCTCCTAGAAAG GATTGGCCTGACCAACGAGACTCAAGGAATGGACAGTTCAGCAGTCGGGGTTTGGGCATGCAGGAATGGTTGCTGCCACCTGATGGAAGAGGTTATCATGATTCTTCCTATCATGGGTCTAAGAGGCATATG CCACATGGAGGACGAAGAGATGGCCACCCAAGCGATGTTCTTTGGATTGGATACCCACCTTCAATACAGATTGATGAGCAGAAGCTTCATAATGCCATGATTCTGTTTGGTGAGATTGAGAGGATCAAGTGCTTTCCATCCAGGAACTATTCTTTTGTTGAATTCAGAAGCATTGATGAAGCTAGGCGTGCCAAGGAAGGTTTGCAAGGGCACCTGTTTAATGATCCAAGAATACAGATACAGTTTGCAAGCACTGATCTTGCACCTGGTAAGGATAATACACCACCATTTCCAGGGTTTAGAGCACCTAGACCTGAGATGTTATTTTCTGAAGGGCCTATCGGACCTTTGGAATTGTATGCTCCTGGTCGTGCTATAGCCCCAAATAGTTTTCCTGGGTCGTTGTTTCCAAATAGGATGCCTGGACCTGGTATTTTAATGAGGCCATTTGGACCACAAGGATTTGATCCTTGTCATGGGAGTCCGGAGTTCCATGATTCTGGTGGCACTACCATGCGTTCTAATTGGGGACAGCGATCTCCATTGGCACAAGGTATTCTTCTTTCTCCACCAAGTTTGCGCCCTCCTTTCCAACCCATGCCAGGTTTATGGGATGAATTTGACATAAGAGAGGTGAAAAGATCTAGGATGGATGGTTCTTCCACCGATGGTGCTTTCTTTCATGTAAGGAGGGTGGATGGTGAGGGTATTGGAGACCCCTCTGGGTTTTCTCAACCCGATAGAGGTGCCTCCAGTCAAAATTGTGCAAGTCCAGTTGTTCATGGCTATGGTGAGCTGCATCCTTCTCATCGTAGTGACCATTGTTGGCGTGGTATTCTTGCCAAGGGTGGAACTCCTGTTTGTCATGCTCGGTGCGTGCCTATAGGAAAGGGTATTGACTCTCATTT CCCTGAAGTTGTTAATTGCTCAGCCAGAACAGGATTGGATATGCTTACAAAGCACTGTGCCGATGCCACTGGATTTGACATTGTCTTCTTCCTACCCAACAGCGAAGATGACTTTGGTTCTTACACTGAATTTCTCCATTACCTGGGCTTAAAAGGTCGTGCTGGGGTTGCAAAGCTTGATGATGGGACTACTCTGTTTTTGGTGCCCCCATCAGATTTCTTGACCAAGGTATTGAATGTTTCTGGTGGTGAGCGTCTGTATGGTGTTGTTCTGAAATTGCCACAGCAATCAACTAATGCAGCGGTACAACCACCACAACTAGCAATTCATCCCCTGTCATCCCATTACATTGATCGGCAAGAGGCATCTAATTCACAGAAGGGTTATCAGTCTGTCCCACAAAATGAAGACCAAGCTTTAAAAGTTGATTACAATAGGCCATTATATGTGGAGCCAATGCATCATTCAGGTGTTGGAAAATCACTGTTGATGCTTGCTGATGGACCATGCGCAGCACAATCAGCTTCCCTGGACGATGCTGGCAATTCTGCTGTTGCTTCCCAGGTGGAGGTTTCCTTGACTCCTGAAGTAATATCTTCTTTAGCTTCTCTGATTCCCAGCAACAATCAGTCATCGGCTGCTGGGACTGTTCAAATGCCATCGGGTTCTACTAGTGGGCCTGTTTCATCTTCTGCTTCTGTGATGCATGACACGTTAATGCCTTTTGAAGGATGGAGACAAGACCGAGCAGCAGTTTCTAGTGCTCCCCTAGGGCAAACAAACCATCTTCCACAGCATTTAGATCCACAGTTTAATCACCAGGCACCGCTCATCTCTCACTTTCTGACATATACTAACATGCCAAGTGGACCAGATCATTCTGCAGAACCTATTGTTGGTGGTACACAAGTTCTGAACCCTGCTTTAAACATGCCAGAGTCTCCATCTATTCTGACCAGACCATATCATTCAATACCATCCCATGGTGCCCAATTTCCAGGTTCTTTTGCTTCTCACAGCAACTATGGCATATTACAGACAACAAATGCTGCTCCTGTATTCAACCAAGCAGTTCAGCAGCAGCTGAAACCCACTTCCTCATCTTCTCATGATCAAATTGGAAATCTACCCCAGCCCCAAATTGCCATTCCACCTACTCAAGGGCATCAGCCACAAACTGTTTTACCTGGTTCAAGTACTTCAGGTAGTGATGCTGATAAGAACCAGCGGTACCAGTCAACCCTTGAGTTTGCTGCCAGCTTACTGCTGCAACTTCAACAACAACAAGCTGTACAAGGGACTGGAAATCAACACTGA
- the LOC105049827 gene encoding flowering time control protein FPA isoform X2 yields MPSNKSVVGSSDHHRRPPSKEGDNYAALSSVLWVGNIPADTVDNDVMTVFFKFGALDCNTMHGARSYSFVFFRSIDDAKAAKDALQGSPLHGSSIKIEFARPAKAVKHLWIGGISSSVTKEQLEDEFLKFGKIEEHRFFRDRNSALIDYHKTEDAIAAHKNMNGKHLGGEPLRVDFQRSQPPRKDWPDQRDSRNGQFSSRGLGMQEWLLPPDGRGYHDSSYHGSKRHMPHGGRRDGHPSDVLWIGYPPSIQIDEQKLHNAMILFGEIERIKCFPSRNYSFVEFRSIDEARRAKEGLQGHLFNDPRIQIQFASTDLAPGKDNTPPFPGFRAPRPEMLFSEGPIGPLELYAPGRAIAPNSFPGSLFPNRMPGPGILMRPFGPQGFDPCHGSPEFHDSGGTTMRSNWGQRSPLAQGILLSPPSLRPPFQPMPGLWDEFDIREVKRSRMDGSSTDGAFFHVRRVDGEGIGDPSGFSQPDRGASSQNCASPVVHGYGELHPSHRSDHCWRGILAKGGTPVCHARCVPIGKGIDSHFPEVVNCSARTGLDMLTKHCADATGFDIVFFLPNSEDDFGSYTEFLHYLGLKGRAGVAKLDDGTTLFLVPPSDFLTKVLNVSGGERLYGVVLKLPQQSTNAAVQPPQLAIHPLSSHYIDRQEASNSQKGYQSVPQNEDQALKVDYNRPLYVEPMHHSGVGKSLLMLADGPCAAQSASLDDAGNSAVASQVEVSLTPEVISSLASLIPSNNQSSAAGTVQMPSGSTSGPVSSSASVMHDTLMPFEGWRQDRAAVSSAPLGQTNHLPQHLDPQFNHQAPLISHFLTYTNMPSGPDHSAEPIVGGSFASHSNYGILQTTNAAPVFNQAVQQQLKPTSSSSHDQIGNLPQPQIAIPPTQGHQPQTVLPGSSTSGSDADKNQRYQSTLEFAASLLLQLQQQQAVQGTGNQH; encoded by the exons ATGCCGTCCAATAAATCGGTTGTCGGGTCGTCGGACCACCATCGACGGCCACCATCCAAGGAAGGGGACAACTATGCGGCGCTGTCGAGCGTTCTCTGGGTTGGGAACATCCCTGCGGACACCGTCGATAACGATGTCATGACCGTCTTCTTCAAGTTTGGCGCTTTGGACTGCAACACGATGCACGGGGCCAGGAGCTACTCGTTCGTGTTCTTCCGGAGCATCGATGATGCCAAGGCTGCGAAGGATGCCCTCCAGGGCTCCCCGCTGCACGGGAGTTCCATCAAGATTGAGTTTGCCCGACCG GCAAAAGCAGTTAAGCATTTATGGATTGGAGGAATCAGTTCATCTGTCACAAAGGAACAACTTGAGGATGAATTTTTGAAGTTTGGGAAGATTGAAGAGCACAGATTCTTCAGGGATCGAAACTCTGCGCTTATTGACTATCACAAGACGGAAGATGCTATTGCTGCTCACAAAAACATGAATGGAAAGCATTTAGGTGGTGAACCATTACGTGTTGATTTTCAGAGATCCCAACCTCCTAGAAAG GATTGGCCTGACCAACGAGACTCAAGGAATGGACAGTTCAGCAGTCGGGGTTTGGGCATGCAGGAATGGTTGCTGCCACCTGATGGAAGAGGTTATCATGATTCTTCCTATCATGGGTCTAAGAGGCATATG CCACATGGAGGACGAAGAGATGGCCACCCAAGCGATGTTCTTTGGATTGGATACCCACCTTCAATACAGATTGATGAGCAGAAGCTTCATAATGCCATGATTCTGTTTGGTGAGATTGAGAGGATCAAGTGCTTTCCATCCAGGAACTATTCTTTTGTTGAATTCAGAAGCATTGATGAAGCTAGGCGTGCCAAGGAAGGTTTGCAAGGGCACCTGTTTAATGATCCAAGAATACAGATACAGTTTGCAAGCACTGATCTTGCACCTGGTAAGGATAATACACCACCATTTCCAGGGTTTAGAGCACCTAGACCTGAGATGTTATTTTCTGAAGGGCCTATCGGACCTTTGGAATTGTATGCTCCTGGTCGTGCTATAGCCCCAAATAGTTTTCCTGGGTCGTTGTTTCCAAATAGGATGCCTGGACCTGGTATTTTAATGAGGCCATTTGGACCACAAGGATTTGATCCTTGTCATGGGAGTCCGGAGTTCCATGATTCTGGTGGCACTACCATGCGTTCTAATTGGGGACAGCGATCTCCATTGGCACAAGGTATTCTTCTTTCTCCACCAAGTTTGCGCCCTCCTTTCCAACCCATGCCAGGTTTATGGGATGAATTTGACATAAGAGAGGTGAAAAGATCTAGGATGGATGGTTCTTCCACCGATGGTGCTTTCTTTCATGTAAGGAGGGTGGATGGTGAGGGTATTGGAGACCCCTCTGGGTTTTCTCAACCCGATAGAGGTGCCTCCAGTCAAAATTGTGCAAGTCCAGTTGTTCATGGCTATGGTGAGCTGCATCCTTCTCATCGTAGTGACCATTGTTGGCGTGGTATTCTTGCCAAGGGTGGAACTCCTGTTTGTCATGCTCGGTGCGTGCCTATAGGAAAGGGTATTGACTCTCATTT CCCTGAAGTTGTTAATTGCTCAGCCAGAACAGGATTGGATATGCTTACAAAGCACTGTGCCGATGCCACTGGATTTGACATTGTCTTCTTCCTACCCAACAGCGAAGATGACTTTGGTTCTTACACTGAATTTCTCCATTACCTGGGCTTAAAAGGTCGTGCTGGGGTTGCAAAGCTTGATGATGGGACTACTCTGTTTTTGGTGCCCCCATCAGATTTCTTGACCAAGGTATTGAATGTTTCTGGTGGTGAGCGTCTGTATGGTGTTGTTCTGAAATTGCCACAGCAATCAACTAATGCAGCGGTACAACCACCACAACTAGCAATTCATCCCCTGTCATCCCATTACATTGATCGGCAAGAGGCATCTAATTCACAGAAGGGTTATCAGTCTGTCCCACAAAATGAAGACCAAGCTTTAAAAGTTGATTACAATAGGCCATTATATGTGGAGCCAATGCATCATTCAGGTGTTGGAAAATCACTGTTGATGCTTGCTGATGGACCATGCGCAGCACAATCAGCTTCCCTGGACGATGCTGGCAATTCTGCTGTTGCTTCCCAGGTGGAGGTTTCCTTGACTCCTGAAGTAATATCTTCTTTAGCTTCTCTGATTCCCAGCAACAATCAGTCATCGGCTGCTGGGACTGTTCAAATGCCATCGGGTTCTACTAGTGGGCCTGTTTCATCTTCTGCTTCTGTGATGCATGACACGTTAATGCCTTTTGAAGGATGGAGACAAGACCGAGCAGCAGTTTCTAGTGCTCCCCTAGGGCAAACAAACCATCTTCCACAGCATTTAGATCCACAGTTTAATCACCAGGCACCGCTCATCTCTCACTTTCTGACATATACTAACATGCCAAGTGGACCAGATCATTCTGCAGAACCTATTGTTGGTG GTTCTTTTGCTTCTCACAGCAACTATGGCATATTACAGACAACAAATGCTGCTCCTGTATTCAACCAAGCAGTTCAGCAGCAGCTGAAACCCACTTCCTCATCTTCTCATGATCAAATTGGAAATCTACCCCAGCCCCAAATTGCCATTCCACCTACTCAAGGGCATCAGCCACAAACTGTTTTACCTGGTTCAAGTACTTCAGGTAGTGATGCTGATAAGAACCAGCGGTACCAGTCAACCCTTGAGTTTGCTGCCAGCTTACTGCTGCAACTTCAACAACAACAAGCTGTACAAGGGACTGGAAATCAACACTGA